From the Quercus lobata isolate SW786 chromosome 6, ValleyOak3.0 Primary Assembly, whole genome shotgun sequence genome, one window contains:
- the LOC115993543 gene encoding protein MIZU-KUSSEI 1 codes for MGELQPQSSTTPPPPPPPRHLSSLVQPSHQRKNKHKIRVLKVFHSVFRSLPIITPACKMGSISMPTGLPDSHRNGAGSRVTGTLFGYRKGRVTLSIQESPKYFPTLLVELAMQTNVLQKEMSSGMVRIALECEKKGDKDKTRILDEPLWTMYCNGKKSGYGVKKETSEEDLNVMELLKAVSMGAGVLPGNSEIEGPDADLAYMRAHFQRVVGSRDSETFYMLSPDGNNGPELSIFFVRI; via the coding sequence ATGGGGGAGTTACAACCACAATCTTCCACaacacctccaccaccaccaccacctcgcCACTTATCTTCCCTTGTCCAACCTTCCCATCAAAGAAagaacaaacacaaaatcagaGTCCTGAAAGTCTTTCACTCTGTCTTTCGTTCCCTCCCAATTATAACACCCGCATGCAAAATGGGCTCTATCTCTATGCCAACAGGTTTACCTGATAGTCATCGAAACGGTGCTGGCTCACGAGTGACTGGCACTTTATTTGGTTACCGTAAAGGACGTGTAACTTTGTCCATACAAGAAAGCCCTAAGTATTTTCCTACGTTGCTGGTTGAGTTAGCCATGCAAACAAATGTGTTACAAAAGGAAATGAGTTCTGGGATGGTTAGGATTGCACTTGAATGTGAGAAGAAAGGTGACAAGGATAAGACTAGGATTTTAGACGAGCCCTTGTGGACCATGTATTGTAATGGGAAAAAGAGTGGTTATGGGGTTAAGAAAGAGACTTCAGAGGAGGATTTGAATGTGATGGAATTACTAAAGGCTGTGTCAATGGGTGCTGGTGTTCTTCCTGGGAATTCTGAGATTGAAGGGCCTGATGCTGATTTGGCTTACATGAGAGCCCATTTTCAACGTGTTGTGGGTTCGAGGGATTCAGAGACATTTTACATGTTAAGTCCAGATGGGAATAATGGGCCTGAGCTTAGTATTTTCTTCGTGCGGATTTGA